In the genome of Candidatus Desulfofervidus auxilii, the window TTATTCATGGGATAAGATTGCAGATGAATTTGAGCAATTGTATTATGAAATCCTAAAAAATTAAATATTAATGGAGAAAAAATGATTAATTTTTTGAGAAGTAATTCAATTATCTTTGGGATTATTGGTGTTACTTATAGATGTAATGCTAAATGTTATATGTGTAACACATGGAAGTATCCTACTAAAAAGAGCGAAGAGATTGATGTAAAAACATTGGAGAAATTGCCAAAAATAAGGGTAATAAATGTAACAGGTGGTGAACCATTTATGAGAGATGATTTGGATGAAATTGTTTCTGTTTTAAAAAAGAAATGTAAAAGACTGGTAATCAGCACAAATGGTTTTTTTACTGAAAGAATTATTAAATTGGCAAAAAAACACCCAGATATAGGGATTAGAATAAGTATTGAAGGTTTGCCCAAAATAAATGATGAGCTAAGGGGGATAAAAGATGGCTTTGATAAAGGGTTAAGAACATTAATTGAATTAAGAGCTATGGGTATGAAAGATGTGGGATTTGGGATGACTGTAACAGATAAAAATGCTAAAGATTTATTACCACTTTATAGACTTTCAAAATTAATGAAAATGGAATTTGCTACAGCTACTGTGCATAATTCTTATTATTTTCATAAGTTTGATAATGAAATCAAAGATAAAGAATTAGTTATTGGTGAATTCAAAAAATTGATAAAAGAACTTTTAAGGTCAAATAGGATAAAGGATTGGTATAGGGCATATTTTAATTATGGAATTATAAATTATATTAAAGGAAAAAAAAGATTATTGCCTTGTGAGATGGCTTTTAATTCTTTTTATTTAGATCCATTGGGTGAGGTAAGACCATGTAATGTTATGGAAGAGACAATGGGAAATTTAAAAGAAAAAAGTTTTGAAGAAATATGGCATAGTCCAGAAGCAGAAAGAATAAGAGAAATGGTAAAAAGATGTAATCGAAATTGTTGGATGATTGGTAGTGTTGGGGAAATTATGAAAAAATATATTCATATTCCCACAAAATGGGTAATAAAAGCAAAATTCTTTAAAAAAATTGATTGGCCTTAAAATGAAGCATTCAAGAATAATAATCATACAAATTATTATTTTGTCTCTTTTAATTTTTAGCATTTATACTCCTACTTTAATAGGCATCTATAAAAAAGTGTCTACAAATAAAGATTATACTCATGCATTATTAATGCCTTTTATTGCTGGATACCTTATTTGGGAAAGGAGAAAAGATTTATTAAATATACAAATTAAGCCTTGTTTAAAGATATTTCCATTAATTTTATTTACTTTTTTATTTTCTCTTTATGGAGTCCTAGGTTCAGATATATCTGCAGCAAGAATATCATGGTGGCTTTGGTTGGTTTGCATTGTTATTTTCTGTTATGGGATTGATGCATTTAAAACTTTATTTTTACCCTTAATAATGCTTGGCTTTATGATTCCACTTCCACAACATGTTCAAGCCCCATTAACAATGTCTTTAAAATTGATTTCATCTAAATTGGCTTTTTTTATAATCAATACTGCTGGTATTCCTGTGCATGTAGAAGGAAATATAATTGATTTGGGTGATGTTCAATTGCAGGTTGTGGATGCATGTAGTGGTTTAAGATATGTTTTGCCTTTAATAGCCTTAGGTATTCTTTGTGCATACTTTTTTCAAAAACATTTATGGAAAAGAATAATACTTGTTATCTTAACTCTTCCTATTGCGGTTTTGATGAATGGTTTAAGAGTGGGAATTACTGCCATACTTTATCAATGGGTAAGCCCAAAAGTGGCAGAAGGATTTTTTCATGGATTTTCTGGTTGGTTTATATTTATTGCATCATTTGCTTTATTGATGGGTTTTAATTATATACTTAAATTGTTGCCACCTAAAGATTTTAAAAAACAAAAAGATATAGTTAAGGATTTAAAACAAAAGCAAAATAATTATGTTGTTTTTGGTATTATAGTAGTTCTGTTAAGTGTGCTCTTTTTAACTTCTATTAGCACAGCTACTATGCCAAGAGTTGAACTGGTTAATGGTATAAAGGCATTTCCTCTTGAATTTAATGGATGGAAAGGTATTTTAGAACCAATTGACCCAGAAATTTTAAAAAGATCAGGAGCAGAGGAGGGTTTTCAAGCTACTTATATTAATAAAAAGAAAGAAATAGTTTCAGTTTATATAGGCTATCGTGGAACACCTTTTATGGAAACAGAAGAATTTTTTCATAGTCCTACTGTTTGCTTACCTGCAAGTGGCTGGAAAATTTTGGAAAAAACTACTTATAGAATTCCCAATATACCTTATTATAAAAATTTTGTAGTAACAAGGCTTTTGGCTGAAAAAATGGGACAAAGACAATTATTATATTTCTGGTTTCAAACAAAGAGCAAAATAGCTCGCCATATTTTTGAAAACAGATTTCATTTAGCTCTGCATGCCTTAAAAAGAGATAATACTTATGACCTAACAATTCATGTTTATACACCAATTAAATACAATGAGGATATAAAAATTGCCCAAAAACGATTAAATAATTTTGTTAAAGATCTTGAATCTGTTATGATTGAATTTTTAAATAAAAAAGGGCAGCTTAATTAAGCTGCCCTTAAATAATAATCTAACGCTTTATAATCTTTTTCCTCAATCCAATGAAACCAATAAGGCCAGAACCTAAAAGTAAAATAGTACTTGGAATAGGAGTAGGTGCTTGAGGAGGATTCCACTCTACCATTACGATTTCTTTATAATGATAAGCCCCAGTTGAATCTTCATCAATAACAGGCAATCCATAATCTATCCAACCAGGGCACTCACCCAATTGTTCATCATAAAAAGGTTTCCAACAATAAGTACCATCACAACTAGTTCTACCTTCAAAACCACCAACAATATTATAAACATTAGTATAACCTGCTCTTATCAATTCATTTCCTGCTAAAAGACTGCGTTTTCCACTGTGACACATTAAAGCTACCGTAGCATCAAGTGGAATAAGTTCTTGAAAATCAGTCAAAAAATAAGGATTTTTTACTCTTGCTTCATTTTCATAGTCAAAGAGCATATAAGAAATATTTAAGACTTTTCCTTCTAATCCATCACCTCCAGGATGACCAGGTGTGTTTTTCCATCCCTTTCCAGGACGGGGATCCCAATAATCATAACCACTCCATTCTTGAGGTGTTCTAACATCAACCAAATAATCAATATCATCTGTTAACAACATATTATAAGCATCAAGTGGACTTATATTTTTCACAAAAGCTGCAAAGGTGTTAGTTACACCCATTACTAAAAATAAAAGTAAGCTAAATACAATGATTTTTTTCATCTTATCCCTCCTTAAGTTATTTTTTCTTTGTATAAAGTTAGGATCAGAAATTTATTCTTCATACCTCCCCCTCCTTAATTATTTTTTTACTTTACAAACTTTTTACGGCAAAATTTATGCCAAGTCAAGAAAAAATTTTAAAATAATAAATTGTGTTATTTTTAAATATAAAGTTTTACATATGAAATTTTTTTCTCTTTTTGTGAAAAATTTTTCATATAAAAAATGTCCAAAATATTTAATAAAATTTTATAATATGAAAAAAAATTCACTTGACTTAAATGTCTACTATAATAAAATTTTAAAAATTTTTTAAAAGGAGGAAAAAATGAAGATCTATTTAATGCAACATGGTGAGGCTTTACCAAAAGAAAAGGATCCAGAAAAGGGTCTTTCACCTGAAGGAAAGGAGCAGATTGAGTTGAGTGCAAAAGCTTTAAAAAAAATGGGGATAGAGTTTGATGTTATTATTAGTAGTCCAAAAAAGAGGGCAAAGCAAACAGCAGAGATTGTAGCTAAGGAATGTGGATATGGAGGAGAAATTGTTATAAATTCTGTTTTTGAGCCTTTAGCTTCACCTGAAGAGGCTATTTCTTACTTAAAATCTCTTAATAAAGAAAATATTTTTGTAGCAGGTCATCTACCTTCTTTAGCAGAAATTGCTTCAAGACTATTGAGCGATACAGGTGTTTCTATCCAGTTTCAATATGGTGGGGTTTGCCATATTTCAGTAGAAGAGGAGAAGGGGAAACTTATCTTTCTTATAACACCAGAGCAATTAAGAATTATAGCTGGTTATAGTGATTAACTAGTAACTATGCTTTTATTTCTCAATCCAAAATTGGGTTATATTAGGCAAGAAAACAGGTTTTTGTTTTACTTCTACTACCTCTCCAGTAGAAAGCTGCACGTAGCTTTTTAATTCCTTGCCTATCTGTTTTGTTACAATGCTTTCGCCAAGAGCAGGTGCACCTTTGCCAATATGAACATGGGATTGTATTTTATTACTTTTGAATGCAACATTCAAATCAAGCAATATAGCAGGTTCTTTATAGGGTATGCCAGCTTTATAATAAATAGAATACAAATATGTATCTCCACCATAACCGCAAATGTCATTATTGGGTAGAAAAGAAGTAAACATTGCTAGCTGACCAACAACAACTGGTTTTGAAATAACTCTCTCAGCTGGACTTGAGGTAGATAGATTTATTTTCCAACCGTTATAATTGGTCAAGATATAATTAACACAACCATCCCAATCAGTGCCTGTATAACCACCACAACCACTTACAGTGACATTGACTACTTCTGTTACTATCTTTTCTGTAGCCATGTTGGTGGTTGTTGAATCAGGATAATCATCAGATGTGCCCCAAATATTATCTTCTCCAGGAGAACACGGCCCAATAACCCCACCTTCGCAGGCACAAAGATAGGATTTGGCAGTGGCAGAAACCTGAACATTTGTTGCATCAAAAATGTCAGTTACAGTTGAGCAAGTTCCATATTCTTTATTTTGTGAGTCCCAACAAGTGTCTTTTATTCCATAAATATACTGTTGAGTATTATCTGTTTTATCAGTTTGACCAAAATATTTCCCTGTACCAAAGAAACACCAAAGATTGCCTTGTTCATCAAAAGTCAATTCTGGTGCAGCAGTAACAGGTGCAGCAGCATTATGGAGTGTAGTTATCTGCCAACTTGCTACATTTGTGCTTTCATTTGTTAAAATCCTAAGCATTTTTCCGGTAAGTGTATTACCTGACTTCTCTACTGTACCACAATAGATAGCTTCTACATTATAATCATTATCTGGATCAACTGCTACACAATCACCAACATAGGTATTACTGCCTATCTGTAATTTTCCAACCAAACTTCCATCTCTTAAATCTATAACATAAATATAACCTGTACTTGGTGGTGTATCCCCATTATAATCTGTTGGACCAGAACCTAAGACTACATACCAATGACCATTTTCATCTTCATCACCAATCCTGACAATGGCTGGATAAGATGTAGTGAAGTTTAAATCAGGATCAGAAAATTCCCAAAGTAATGATGGTGATTCTGGATCAGTAATATCTAAAGCAAAAATAGAGGGTAGACCTACCCTCTTGCCCTTAACTCAGGGTGCATTACTGGGTGGATTAGGACTGCCACCAAAACGCATCTCACCGATCAAAATAGTTCGCCAACTATTTTTACTTTTAGCAGCTGTAGCAGTTCCGTTAATGCTTGCATCAAAAAGCATTGGTCTTTGATCTACATAGTAGATATGACAATAATCTGGATAAGCTAAATATTTTAAATAAGGTAAAGCATTCATAGGTATGTATGCCCAAAGTTCCTTTGCTACATCTGTTCCTTCAAGTTCGGCTTTAAGACAAGGTTCAGAAGTTGTTGGGTTTTTGTCATTTACTTTACCTAAATAAAAGCAATGTAACATCCCATCATTTGCTCCAACAAAGAGATAATCTTTGTGCTTATAAATACAGCTACCACCTGAACAATCTGAATCTTGAGTACAAGTCTGTGATGGATTATTAGAACATACTTTTTGAGAATAAGTATCTTGGATAAAACTCTCATAAGTATTATCCTGATATAAGATATGGTAAAGATTTAATGGAAAATGTGATAATATTCTGGGTGTGGAATAAACAATATCTCCTAATTTCCAAATATGAGTTTCTCCTCCTATAGTTAATTCCCGATTTCTATGCCCACTACTATTGCATGTGCCTTCATCACTATCCAAACATACATCTACATCTATTCCTCGGACATAATTTATAATATTTTCTGCATCGTCATCATCATAAGCTCTGAGATAACGTTTCAAAGTAGAAGCATTGCTT includes:
- a CDS encoding EpsI family protein; translation: MKHSRIIIIQIIILSLLIFSIYTPTLIGIYKKVSTNKDYTHALLMPFIAGYLIWERRKDLLNIQIKPCLKIFPLILFTFLFSLYGVLGSDISAARISWWLWLVCIVIFCYGIDAFKTLFLPLIMLGFMIPLPQHVQAPLTMSLKLISSKLAFFIINTAGIPVHVEGNIIDLGDVQLQVVDACSGLRYVLPLIALGILCAYFFQKHLWKRIILVILTLPIAVLMNGLRVGITAILYQWVSPKVAEGFFHGFSGWFIFIASFALLMGFNYILKLLPPKDFKKQKDIVKDLKQKQNNYVVFGIIVVLLSVLFLTSISTATMPRVELVNGIKAFPLEFNGWKGILEPIDPEILKRSGAEEGFQATYINKKKEIVSVYIGYRGTPFMETEEFFHSPTVCLPASGWKILEKTTYRIPNIPYYKNFVVTRLLAEKMGQRQLLYFWFQTKSKIARHIFENRFHLALHALKRDNTYDLTIHVYTPIKYNEDIKIAQKRLNNFVKDLESVMIEFLNKKGQLN
- a CDS encoding PEP-CTERM sorting domain-containing protein (PEP-CTERM proteins occur, often in large numbers, in the proteomes of bacteria that also encode an exosortase, a predicted intramembrane cysteine proteinase. The presence of a PEP-CTERM domain at a protein's C-terminus predicts cleavage within the sorting domain, followed by covalent anchoring to some some component of the (usually Gram-negative) cell surface. Many PEP-CTERM proteins exhibit an unusual sequence composition that includes large numbers of potential glycosylation sites. Expression of one such protein has been shown restore the ability of a bacterium to form floc, a type of biofilm.), with protein sequence MKKIIVFSLLLFLVMGVTNTFAAFVKNISPLDAYNMLLTDDIDYLVDVRTPQEWSGYDYWDPRPGKGWKNTPGHPGGDGLEGKVLNISYMLFDYENEARVKNPYFLTDFQELIPLDATVALMCHSGKRSLLAGNELIRAGYTNVYNIVGGFEGRTSCDGTYCWKPFYDEQLGECPGWIDYGLPVIDEDSTGAYHYKEIVMVEWNPPQAPTPIPSTILLLGSGLIGFIGLRKKIIKR
- a CDS encoding radical SAM protein, translated to MINFLRSNSIIFGIIGVTYRCNAKCYMCNTWKYPTKKSEEIDVKTLEKLPKIRVINVTGGEPFMRDDLDEIVSVLKKKCKRLVISTNGFFTERIIKLAKKHPDIGIRISIEGLPKINDELRGIKDGFDKGLRTLIELRAMGMKDVGFGMTVTDKNAKDLLPLYRLSKLMKMEFATATVHNSYYFHKFDNEIKDKELVIGEFKKLIKELLRSNRIKDWYRAYFNYGIINYIKGKKRLLPCEMAFNSFYLDPLGEVRPCNVMEETMGNLKEKSFEEIWHSPEAERIREMVKRCNRNCWMIGSVGEIMKKYIHIPTKWVIKAKFFKKIDWP
- the sixA gene encoding phosphohistidine phosphatase SixA, with the protein product MKIYLMQHGEALPKEKDPEKGLSPEGKEQIELSAKALKKMGIEFDVIISSPKKRAKQTAEIVAKECGYGGEIVINSVFEPLASPEEAISYLKSLNKENIFVAGHLPSLAEIASRLLSDTGVSIQFQYGGVCHISVEEEKGKLIFLITPEQLRIIAGYSD